A region from the Panthera uncia isolate 11264 chromosome D3 unlocalized genomic scaffold, Puncia_PCG_1.0 HiC_scaffold_8, whole genome shotgun sequence genome encodes:
- the VPS29 gene encoding vacuolar protein sorting-associated protein 29, translating to MLVLVLGDLHIPHRCNSLPAKFKKLLVPGKIQHILCTGNLCTKESYDYLKTLAGDVHIVRGDFDENLNYPEQKVVTVGQFKIGLIHGHQVIPWGDMASLALLQRQFDVDILISGHTHKFEAFEHENKFYINPGSATGAYNALETNIIPSFVLMDIQASTVVTYVYQLIGDDVKVERIEYKKS from the exons ATG TTGGTGTTGGTATTAGGAGACCTGCACATCCCACACCGGTGCAACAGTTTGCCGGCTAAATTCAAAAAGCTGCTGGTGCCAGGAAAGATTCAGCACATTCTCTGTACTGGAAACCTTTGCACCAAAGAGAGTTATGACTATCTCAAGACTCTGGCCGGTGATGTTCATATTGTGAGAGGAGACTTCGATGAG AATCTGAATTATCCAGAACAGAAAGTTGTGACTGTTGGGCAGTTCAAAATTGGTTTGATCCATGGGCATCAAGTTATTCCTTGGGGAGACATGGCCAGCTTAGCCCTGTTGCAGAGGCAGTTTGATGTGGACATTCTTATCTcgggacacacacacaaatttgaaGCATTTgagcatgaaaataaattttacattaatcCAGGTTCTGCCACTGGAGCATATAATGCCTTGGAAAC aaacattATTCCTTCATTTGTGTTGATGGATATCCAGGCTTCTACAGTTGTCACTTATGTGTATCAGCTAATTGGAGATGATGTGAAAGTAGAACGAATTGAAtacaaaaaatcttaa